The Candidatus Omnitrophota bacterium genome contains the following window.
ATTCTTCTATGGCCTTTAGGCGTTTTTTGGCATCTTCGTTTAAATCTGTAACACCTGATACAAGAAAATAGGCATATGCCTGTCTGTTGAACCTGCCTACCCTGCCGCGCAGCTGGTGTAAGTCAGAAAGGCCGAAATTTTCAGCATTATCCAGAATAAGTGTATTTGCATTAGGTATGTCTATCCCAGATTCAATAATCGTTGTTGATATAAGGCAATCTATTTTATGCTTTAGGAATAAAAGCGTTACCTGCTCTAGGTCACGCGAAGCCATCCTGCCGTGAGCCACACCAAGACGCACCTTTTCCTTTAAGATTGATTTTAATCTAAGATATAGCTTTTGGATATCCTCAATACGGTTATGGACAAAATAAATCTGACCACCTCGTTTTACCTCTCTAGTTATTGCCTGAGTTATAATACGCTCATCATATTCAGCTACAGCAGTTTTTACAGCTAGTCTCATCTTAGGAGGTGTATTTATCGCAGATATATCTTTTAATCCTGTAAGCGACATATAAAGTGTGCGAGGAATAGGTGTTGCTGTGAGAGTTAAAATATCAGCAAGTAACCTAATCCTTTTTAATTTTTCCTTTGCCCTTACTCCAAAACGCTGTTCTTCATCGATTATAATCAAACCTAGGTCCTTAAAATCAATATCGGAGCTGAGCATGCGGTGTGTACCAATCAATATATCAATCTTGCCTTTTTTGACAGATTCAATAATCTCAAGATTCTCTTTTTTTGTATTGAATCGCGATATCATTGCCACATTGATCGGGAAATAAGAGTGCCTCTTGCTAAAATTGTAATAGTGCTGGGTGGCTAAAATAGTCGTTGGAACCAAAATAGCTACTTGCTTATTATCCATGACTGCCTTAAAGGCAGCACGCATCGCAACTTCAGTCTTTCCATAACCAACATCTCCACAGAGCAACCTATCCATAGGCCTATCAGATTCCATGTCCTTTTTTACATCATCTAGGGCCTTTCTCTGATCAGGTGTTTCAGTAAAAGAGAAACTGGCTTCAAACTCTCTCTGCCAATCAGTATCCTGAGAGAATCTAAAGCCACTTAAGGTAGATCGCGCAGCCTGTAGATTCAGCAAATCTAATGCTATGAACTTTACGGCCTTTTTGGTTCTCTCTTTGATCTTCTGCCAATCACCTGATCCAAGATTAGATAATTTAGGGCGAGCGCCTTCAAAGGCAACATAACGCGAAACAAGATGGATATCTGCCATCGGAACATAAAGCATATCCCCTCTGGAATAACGGATAGCTAAATGATCTTTCAGTTTTCCTTCATGCTCTAACTTTTTTATCCCAACAAATTTTCCAATACCATAGTAGGTATGAACAACGTAATCATCAAAAGATAAATCAAGGAAATTATCAACAGGGACTTCTTCGCCTCCGCTTGCGATATATACGCTATCTCCCCTTGCATTAGTAAGAGAACCCAAAGAGAAGTAAGACTTGCGCCTAAAGGCAAGTATAATAACCATTTGATGATCCCAGAGCATACGCTGACTTTGCACATCAAAACTTTTGATAGAGGCTATTTTGTCTATATCCAGCTCTATGCGCAGAGGGTATTCAAATGTAAAAGGAAAGATATCGATTATTGAGCCTCGATGACTAAAGTCTCCCTCCTCTTGAATCTTGGCTTGATGCGAATAGCCAAATTTCGAGAATTCATCCAGGAGTGCGCCTTTGGCAATCTCTTGATTAAGGTAGATCTTGAGTGTCTTAAACATATTTCCTAAAAATTGATTAAGAGTGAAATCTTTTTCGTGAAGCCCTTTTGCTCAAAATGAGCACTAAAGGAGAGGCAATAAATATTGTAGAATAGGTCCCGGATACGAAACCTACTAACAGGCAAAATGCAAAATTATTCAAAACTTCCCCGCCAAATAAAAAGAGCGAGACAACTACAATAAGCGTTAATACTGTTGTAAGAATAGTACGCGAAAGGGTTTGATTCACGCTTAGGTTTATGATTTCTTTCAAGGTAATCTTACGAGATGTCCTGGATACCTCGCGTATCCTGTCAAAAATAACAATAGTATCATTAATCGAATAACCTGCTATAGTCAAGAACGCAGTAACGATTAATAGATCAATAGAACGACCTGACATCACTGTCAAACCAAGGGCAATGAGAATATCATGCAAGAGAGCAATTATACCCGCAAAGGCAAAATCAAAGTGTCTAAATCTAAATCCTATATACAATAGGATCCCTGCCAAAGAGAATATGATCGCCTTGATTGCCTTTGATTTTAAAAGACCTCCTGCAAGCGGCCCGACCTTTTCTACTTTTACAATCTCGAATTGATTATCAGGAAAACTCTCTTTGAATTTTTCCGAAACTATCTCTAAGGATTCTTCTTTTGTGCGTACAGCAATCTGTTTTGGATTGCTTTTAAATTGCTGCAATATCGCATGGCCTAAATTTATTTCCTTTAAGCTTGAGCGTATGTTATCAATTGAAGGCACTTCCTTGAATCTATACTCCTGCAATTGACCGCCAGCAAAATCAATACCAAATGCCTCATTACCTTTCATCAGGAAAGAACCCAAACCAATCACTATAACTAATAAAGAAGATATAAAGAAAACTAAATGAATCTTTAGGAAATCTACATTTGTCTTTCGAAAGAGTTGAAGCATGGGTAAATTTTTAAGAATTCTAAATTTAAGCAATAATTCAAATATGGTTCTGGTTACTATCACAGCTGTAAACAAGCTGGCCAAAAGACCAATGCTCAAGGTTATGGCAAATCCACGTATGGGACCTGTTCCAAACAGAACAAGCAAGGTGGCGGCAATGATAGTAGTCACATTGGAATCTATTATTGCACCAAGCGCCTTCCTGTAACCATTTGCGATTGCCCCGGGCAGGCTTCTGCCTAATGCCAACTCCTCTTTGATGCGTTCATTAATAAGTACATTTGCATCAACCGCCATACCCAGAGTCAAAACTATACCTGCAATACCAGGCAATGTAAGCGTAAAGCCAAACATACTTAATCCCGCAAAAATTATAAGCAGATTAAGCAAAAGCGCTAAATTTGCAATAAGACCAGCAACCATGTAATAAACAAGCATGAACAAAAAGACAAAAACAGCTCCCATGATGGTTGCATTTATGCCTGCCTTAATTGAATCCTGTCCAAGAAGCGGACCTATTGTTCTTTCCTCTTCTATATATAAAGGTGCGGGTAAGGCTCCAACCCGCAGCACTATTGCCAAATCCTTCGCTTCGCTCTGGGTGAATCTTCCAGTAATTACAGCTTCGCCTGATGGAATTGCCTCATTGATTCTAGGAGCGGATTTAATTTTCCCATCTAAAATTATTGCTAGACGCCTACCAATATTCTTTTTCGTGATCTCAGCGAATTCTTTTGCACCTTTGGAATTGAATTGCAAAGAAACCATAGGTTCATTAAAACTCGTCTGATCAAAACGTACAGTGGCATCTACTAAACTCTCTCCAGTTAAAGATGCCTTTTTTTCGACCAAAATCGGTTCTTCATCAAGATACTTAAACTCAAAGCCATCCGGCACCTCTGAAGCAAGCGCCTTCTTTAGAAGATTAGGGTCATTATTTACTAATTTAAATTCCAATAAGGCAGTTTGACCAATCAAGTCTATTGCCCGACCCCGCTCTGTAATCCCAGGCAACTGAATAATGATTCCATTTTTACCTTGACGCTGAATTGTGGGCTCCTTAACACCAAATTCATCAATACGGTTGCGGATAACTTCAAGCGCCCTGTCTACAGCATCCTTCTTAGACTCTTGGCTCAACTTGCTATCATCGACACGCATGACAAGATGCATTCCGCCTTTGAGATCAAGGCCTAAATTAATCTTTTTCTCAAGTGGAAACGCCATAGCACTTGCCAGAACAACAACAATAATGATTATAATTACTCTTAAATTTAGATTTTTATACATAATAATCTCAATGCCTTCTTTAATTAGTCTGCCATCTTCTTAACTGAAGAGACAGCAGTCTTATCAACTTCTACCCTCACATTCTCATCTATACGCAGGATAAAAGTCTTCTCCTTTACGTTAACAATCGTACCGTGAATACCACCCGCTGTCACGACCTCATCATTTTTTCTTAAACGGCTTAGCATTTCACGATGTTTTTTCTGCTGAGACTGCTGGGGACGAATAATCAATAAGTAAAAAACACCCATAATCAAAATAAAAGGAATGAAACTAATAAATGTTGGGGGTTGCTGAGTTGGCATAATAATTCTCCTTTAATAGTCTCCGCTGTTTGAAATAAAACAGTAGAGGGAATTAAACTAACCTGCTATTGCTTCTCTTTCTTCGCTTTCTTAATCAGCGAGGCTACAGTATCACTCGCTACAGCACCGCACTTTAACCAGTAATCTGCCCTTGCTATATCAAGTTTCAGCAATACTGGCTTCTTAGCTGGATTATAGTAGCCTATTTCCTCGATAAATCTTCCATCCCGCGCTTTTCGCTGATCAGCAACCACAATCCTAAAATGATAATTCTTCTTCGAAGACTTGCCTGATTTCCTTAACCTAATCCTGACTGCCATAGAATCCTCCTATCCTATTTTTAACGCTTCTAACATTGCCTTTGCCTTATTAACAGTTTCCTGATATTCCTTTTTTGGCTTAGAATCAGCAACAATACCAGCGCCTGCCTGAACATAAGCCTTATTGCCTTTAATCAGAATTGTGCGAATCGTAATACATGTGTCAAGATTTCCCGCAAAACTAAAATAACCAACGCATCCAGCATAAGGACCTCTGCTGAGACCCTCCAACTCCTCAATAATCTCCATTGCCCTGACCTTGGGTGCGCCGGTAACAGTACCTGCAGGAAAACATGCTATAAGTAATTGAAATATATCGCATGTCTTTTTTAAGATTCCCTGAATACTTGATACAATATGCATTACATGTGAATAATACTCAATCTTCATAAACTCAGCTAGGTTAATGCTCTTAAATTTACAAACCCTGCCCAGATCGTTTCTTCCTAAATCCACAAGCATTGTATGCTCTGCCCTTTCTTTAGCATCAGCCAGTAATTCCTTTTTCAATCGTTCATCCTCTGCATCGCTTACTCCTCTAGGACGCGTCCCGGCAATTGGCCTTGTCTCTACCTTTCCTTGCTCATAACGAACCAGCATCTCGGGTGAAGAACCGACGAGAGAAAAATTCCCTAATTTTAAAAAAAACATATAAGGCGAAGGATTTATTGAACGGAGATTGCGATATAGTGAAAATGACTGTCCGCGAAAATCAACTGAGAACCTCTGGGATAAAACTACCTGAATAATATCCCCTTTTCTTATATAATCCTTGGCCTTGGTTACAGCCTGCAGAAAATCTTTTTCTTTTAAATTGGAAGTGATCTTGAATTTATTTTTGCTTTTTTTCAAAGATTCTTTTCTACCCTTGACAACTCTATTTTTTAGCCTGCGATGATTCCCTTCAATAACAGCCAGAGAATTCCTATAAGCCCTTTTTAATGCAGCGGGAGATTTATCTTTAGCAATATAGGCACAAGATACAATCTTTATTGTCCTTTGGATATGGTCAAAAATCAAAAGATCCTTAGCGAGCATAAGAGTAGAATCGGGTAACCTTAAATCGTCTTTATTTATCTTGGGCAATCTTTCAAAAAAACGCACACAGTCATAACCAATATAGCCGACAAGACCGCCGCAGAATCTTGGTAGGCCCGCTAAATCTACGATCTTAAAAGAACTCATAATTTTTTTTATCTCTTCCAGAGGGTGGGTTAGCGTTGTAAAAGTGCGGGTTTTCTTTTTGGCTCTATCGATTATCTTTATTCTTTTGCCTTTTGACTGAAAAACCATAATAGGCTGAGCTGCCAAAAATGAGAATCTGCCGATTTTCTCCTGTTCTTCAACTGATTCCAATAGAAACGAATAACTGCCATCTGCAATCTTAGAATAGGCGCTTACAGGTGTTTCTAGATCTGCTAGAATCTGTTTATACACCGGTATCAGATTTCCCTTTTTAGCTAACTTTAAGAATTCTTTTTCGCTTGGATAAATCATAATCTATTTGATCTTTCGATAAAAACAACTTCTGCTGCCTGTATGACATGCGACCCCAATCTGCCTGACCTTTATTAACAGGGTATCTTTATCACAGTCATAAAAAATTTGTTTAACAACTTGAAAATTTCCAGAGGTCTCTCCCTTGGTCCAGAATTTCTTTCTTGAACGTGACCAAAAACATGTCTTGGCATCTTTTAATGTTTTTGAAAGTGAGTCCTTATTCATATAAGCAAGCATCAAGACTTCTTTAGTTTTATAATCCTGGATAATAGCCGGGATTAATTTGTTCTTATCAAACTTCAACTTGAGATTTCTTGCACACTTTTGTAATGACTTAAGATTTTTCGTTTTTCTTTTTTTTGTCTTCATAATCTTACTGGAATGCCTCTTCTTTTTAAATATCTTTTTAAATTTGGAATACTTAGCTTTCGAAAATGAAATAGGCTTGCTGCCAAGGCTGCATCTGCTTTAGCCTTAATCAAGACATCAGCAAAGTCAGAAACCCTGCCAGCTCCGCCTGATGCAATGACTGGAATCGATAAGGCAGAAGTCATTTTTCTTGTCAGTTCTAAATCAAAACCTTCCTGAGTCCCGTCCGCATCCATACTCGTAAGCAATATCTCTCCTGCCCCTAACCTTTGAGCCTTCTTTGCCCAGGAAATTGCCTCTAACCTACGAGGCACTCTTCCGCCATGACTGTAAACCCTAAATATCTTTCCTTCACGCCTTGCGTCAATTGCAACTACAATGCATTGTGCGCCAAAACGACGCGAAGATTTCTTAATAAGTTGCGGATTCTCAATTGCTGCTGTATTAATGCTTATCTTATCTGCGCCGGCATTTAAGATTTCACGCATATCATTGATGTCTCGTATGCCGCCGCCAACAGTAAAAGGCATAAATACAGCCTCAGCTGTCCTTGCTACTACATCAAGTAGAATGTTTCTCTTTTGAAAGCTTGCGGTTATATCTAAGAAAACGAGCTCATCTGCACCTTCTTTCTCATAAATCTTTGCAATCTCAACAGGATCACCTGCATCTCTAAGATTTAAAAACTTCACTCCTTTTACAACGCGGCCATCCTTAACATCAAGACAAGGGATTATTCGTTTGGTCAACATATCTCTATCTAGCTTAGCGCTTGCCTAAAATCAAGTTTTCCTTCATAAAGGGCCTTGCCCACAATTGCTCCATAAAGAGAATTTAGTTCCTTAAGTCGCTTAATATCAGATAGAGTAGTAATACCTCCGGATGCAATCAAGTTTAAATTTGAGAAATTCCGCGCACAGGCTAAAACTACTTCAATTGCCGCAAAATCCGGCCCTGTCATTGTGCCATCGCGCGCAATACTAGTAAAATTAATAAACCTGATTCCATAATCATAGAATTTTTGCAAGATATCACCTAAATTCACCTCTTGTGATTTTAACCACCCAAAATTGGAGACATCCATAATTATTTCAGTAGTCCCATCCTTCTTCTCTCTGATGTTGATAAATTTTGCATCAATGCTTACGGCAATACGTTCACCTGCCATACCTTTAAAATTATCCAAAAATGAATAATCCGAGAATACCTTTGAGCCAAGCACTACACGCCTGGCCCCTGCATCTAAGAATTCATTAATTATAGCAACGTCCCTCAGGCCACCGCCTACCTCTACTTCAACAGAGGTCGCCTTTATTATTTTAACTAGCAGGTCTTTATTTATGGGTTTGCCTTCTAGGGCTCCGTTTAAATCCACGATGTGTATAAGCTGCGCCCCTTGATCTTGCCAATGCAAAGCAGCCTCCAGAGGATCCTGGCCATATTGAGACTCTTTAGAAAAATCCCCCTGATACAGCCTTACGACCTTGCCATCTTTGATATCTACTGCTGGAATAATTAACATTGCTTAAACCTACTTTAAAAAGTTACTTAAAATCTTAAGTCCTGTTTTTTGGCTCTTCTCAGGATGAAATTGAACGCCATAGATATTGCCCTTAGAAAGCACACTGCAGTAACTGCGGCCATAAAAAGTCCCGGCTGCAATTACGCGCTTGTCTTTTGGCTGACAATAAAAAGAGTGACAAAAATATACGAATGATTTATTCTTTATACCCTTAAATAGCTTACAGGTTCTGTCTCTTATCTCCAGCTGGTTCCAGCCGATTTGCGGCACCTTTAATCTATTTGAGAAACGCTTAACCTCACCTTCAACTATACCAAGACCTCTTACGCCGGGAGCCTCTTGACTCCTACTAAACAATAGTTGCATTCCCAGGCAGACCCCTAAGAAAGGAGTACCACAAGCTATCTTTTCCTTTAACAAATCGAATAATTTTAACTTTTTTAACTCCCTTACAGCATCAGCAAATGCCCCTACCCCAGGCAGAATAATCTTACTTGCAGCCAGAATTTTTTTTCTCTCTGCAGTAATAATTACATCTTTTTTAGTCAAAAGACAGGCCTTGAGCACAGAACGTAAGTTGCCCATCATATAATCAACGACTACAATCATAGATCTATCACGCCTTTTGTAGAAGGAATGCCTTTTCTGCGTTCATCAATGGTAGAAGCGCTATCTAGAGCAATAGCCAATGCCTTAAAAAGGGCCTCAAAATAGTGGTGAGAATCAGTTCCTTTACCAGCTGGATCATGAGGGATTCTAATGTGGAGGGTAATCTTTGCGTTGTTTACAAACTTATCCAAAAAGTCAAAAAATGCACCTTTTTTTAGATCAAGGTTGTCTTCATTAATAGGTGCAGGATCGCTTACCAATTTTGGTCTTCCGCAAATATCCACAGAAACATCAACTAATATCTCTTCCATTGGCACAGAACCAGTTCCAAACCGTCTAATAGAAAACGTATCACCTACAGCCTGCCTAAAGGCATTGCCTAAGGCAATGCCAATATCTTCCACTATGTGATGACTCAAATCACCTTTTGCCTTTAAATCCAAATCAAAAAAACCATGAAAAGCAAATTCGCTTAACATGTGATTTAAAGAGTCATAAGGGGTCTTGATATTCTGCTTGCCTTCACCATCTATAGTCAAGCTACCGCTTATGTCAACCTCATTAGTTTTTCTTTCAATTAAAGCTTGTCTTTTATTCATATTAAACCCCTTTGGTTTTTATATTTATTTAAAACGTACCTTAACAGACTCAATATGTTTAAGGAGTCCTTCTGCAGAACCAATTTTCTCCAAAGGCTCCTTAACTTTCTCTAGCGCCTTTTTCGAATACCAGATTACATGTGTAGACTTAAGAAAATCATAAAGCCCTAATCCTGAAAAAAAGCGTGCGCTTCCTCCTGTAGGCAAGACATGACTTGGTCCAGCAACATAATCTCCCACTGCAACTGGGCTATAGGGCCCTAAAAATACAGCGCCTGCATTTTTTATCTTTTTAAGGAGACGCCTGGGATTATTAGTGAGAATCTCTAAGTGCTCCGGCGCAACCTTATTAGCTATCTCTACTGCCTGCTCGAGATTTTTAGTAATAATTATATATCCAGACTGAACTTCTGCCTTTAGCTGACGAGCCAGACGCTTGGAATTAGTAATCAAAATTGCCAATCCTTCCGCATGTTCTCCTTGAGCCAAAAGATCTGCTTTTACAAATTCAAAGTTTGAATACCGATTAGCAATAATCAATAATTCTGTCGGACCAGCAAGCATATCTATATCGCAAATTCCAAAGACTTGTTTTTTTGCTTCCGTAACATATCTATTTCCCGGACCAACAATCTTATCTACGCGAGGAATAGTCTTTGTCCCAAAGGTCAAGGCAGCAATCGCCTGAGCACCGCCGACCTTATATATTTCATTTACTTTCAGAAGATCTGCTACCACAAGTATGTGTGGATCAACAAAGCCTAAATTATTAGGTGGGGTGACCAGCGCGATACGCTTTACTCCCGCAAGTTTTGCCGGAAGCACTGACATATAAACACTCGAAAAAAGCGGCGCTGTACCAGCAGGTATATATATACCAACATTTTCTATAGGGCTGACCTGCTCGCCTAAAACAACACCATCGCTATTTCGTATCTTCCAGGATTTTTTAATCTGTTTCTTGTAGAATCTATTAACGTTCTCAATGACTACCTTGAGGGTAGAAATAAAATCAGGACTGATATTCTGATAGGCACCGCTTATTTCTCTTTCTGAAACACGCAATTGCTTAACTGTAAGCTTAACCTTATCAAACTTGCGCGTATATCTAATAAGCGCCTCATCGCCAAATAGACGCACGTCATTTAGAATCTTACTGACACATTCACGTATACGTTTCCTGTCGATAAAATTGCGGTTATAAATTTTTTCCAAATCTTTGCTATTGGCTTTAAGAATTTTCATTTTTTAATCTTGTCCTTATTAATTTTTAAAATCTCTGGTATCTCTCCTATAAGCTGTTGAATTTTATCGCTATCACAGGAGCCCTGCGCAAGTTTAGATCTTCCGCCTCCACTTGCAAGCGCGCCCATCTGGCTAATCCTTGCTATCAAAACATGAAGTACGCCCACATCAGAGCCTTTATCAGCAGCCTGATATCCAGCCTTTACTAAATCATCCGTCATTTTTACAACAAAAATTCCTTTTTTTTCTAAAATCGACCCTAAAACTATAATTAACCCCTGAGCCTTCTCTTCAAGAAAATCCGTCAATCTGCGTAATTGGTCACGATCACAATCTTTTAAAAAGATAGAGATGCATTTAACTCCTTCTTCAATCTCTCCTGCCTGCTCTAAAAATGAAGAGATTTCTTCTTTAAATGTCTTTTCTTTGACCTCAACTGAATGATGCCGCAATTCCTTTTCTCTGGATTCTTTTTCTTTCCTTAGGCGTTCTTCGCTCTCTTTTTTCTTCTTTTGTGCTTGGAAATCTCTTGCATATTTCTCAGTGCAAGCCTGGATTCTTCTAATCCCGCTTGCAATAGATGATTCCTTCATTATTTTAAAAAAACCAATTTGACCGGTTGATTCTAAATGTGAACCGCCACATAATTCCTTTGAATAATCACCGATTGAGACTACCCTCACAGAATCTTCATAGCGATCGCCAAAGAATGCCAAAGCACCTCTGGCCTTTGCACTTTCTAAAGAGGTAATCTCTTTATTTAATTTATCATTTAAGACTATAAAGCTATTAACTAAATCTTCAATTTTTCCTAACTCTTCATTTTTGATTGCCCTCGGATGTGTAAAATCAAAACGAAGATAGGAGTCAGTTACCAGGGAACCTTGCTGGCGTACATGCGGACCTAAAATCTTGCGCAACGCTGCCTGTAATAAATGCGTTGCTGTGTGATTTCTCATTATAGCCAATCTACGCTCATAATCTATAGAGGCACGCACCTCATCATTTATCGCAATCTCTCCTTTTAGAATTTTACCTTTATGTACTATTGCCCCTTCAATTGCCAAGGTATTAATTATCTCAATTTTCGTTTTTTCGTTTTCTAAAAAACCTGTATCACCCACCTGACCACCACTCTCAGCATAAAAGGGTGTCTTATCCAAGATTATTTCAACAAAACTAAGACTTTTGGCCTTACCAATGTGAGACTTTTTCTTACCTTCCTCTTTAAATATAGCTATGACTTTTGCGGAAATGGTTTTGGCATCTACAAATTCAATGTCTGAGCGCTTAAAATCATATAATTTTTCAAAAATCGAGCTTGAAAGCTTCGACGCACCCCGGGAACGCTTACGC
Protein-coding sequences here:
- the rpsP gene encoding 30S ribosomal protein S16, with product MAVRIRLRKSGKSSKKNYHFRIVVADQRKARDGRFIEEIGYYNPAKKPVLLKLDIARADYWLKCGAVASDTVASLIKKAKKEKQ
- the secD gene encoding protein translocase subunit SecD, whose translation is MYKNLNLRVIIIIIVVVLASAMAFPLEKKINLGLDLKGGMHLVMRVDDSKLSQESKKDAVDRALEVIRNRIDEFGVKEPTIQRQGKNGIIIQLPGITERGRAIDLIGQTALLEFKLVNNDPNLLKKALASEVPDGFEFKYLDEEPILVEKKASLTGESLVDATVRFDQTSFNEPMVSLQFNSKGAKEFAEITKKNIGRRLAIILDGKIKSAPRINEAIPSGEAVITGRFTQSEAKDLAIVLRVGALPAPLYIEEERTIGPLLGQDSIKAGINATIMGAVFVFLFMLVYYMVAGLIANLALLLNLLIIFAGLSMFGFTLTLPGIAGIVLTLGMAVDANVLINERIKEELALGRSLPGAIANGYRKALGAIIDSNVTTIIAATLLVLFGTGPIRGFAITLSIGLLASLFTAVIVTRTIFELLLKFRILKNLPMLQLFRKTNVDFLKIHLVFFISSLLVIVIGLGSFLMKGNEAFGIDFAGGQLQEYRFKEVPSIDNIRSSLKEINLGHAILQQFKSNPKQIAVRTKEESLEIVSEKFKESFPDNQFEIVKVEKVGPLAGGLLKSKAIKAIIFSLAGILLYIGFRFRHFDFAFAGIIALLHDILIALGLTVMSGRSIDLLIVTAFLTIAGYSINDTIVIFDRIREVSRTSRKITLKEIINLSVNQTLSRTILTTVLTLIVVVSLFLFGGEVLNNFAFCLLVGFVSGTYSTIFIASPLVLILSKRASRKRFHS
- a CDS encoding 1-(5-phosphoribosyl)-5-[(5-phosphoribosylamino)methylideneamino] imidazole-4-carboxamide isomerase, whose amino-acid sequence is MLIIPAVDIKDGKVVRLYQGDFSKESQYGQDPLEAALHWQDQGAQLIHIVDLNGALEGKPINKDLLVKIIKATSVEVEVGGGLRDVAIINEFLDAGARRVVLGSKVFSDYSFLDNFKGMAGERIAVSIDAKFINIREKKDGTTEIIMDVSNFGWLKSQEVNLGDILQKFYDYGIRFINFTSIARDGTMTGPDFAAIEVVLACARNFSNLNLIASGGITTLSDIKRLKELNSLYGAIVGKALYEGKLDFRQALS
- the mfd gene encoding transcription-repair coupling factor, with product MFKTLKIYLNQEIAKGALLDEFSKFGYSHQAKIQEEGDFSHRGSIIDIFPFTFEYPLRIELDIDKIASIKSFDVQSQRMLWDHQMVIILAFRRKSYFSLGSLTNARGDSVYIASGGEEVPVDNFLDLSFDDYVVHTYYGIGKFVGIKKLEHEGKLKDHLAIRYSRGDMLYVPMADIHLVSRYVAFEGARPKLSNLGSGDWQKIKERTKKAVKFIALDLLNLQAARSTLSGFRFSQDTDWQREFEASFSFTETPDQRKALDDVKKDMESDRPMDRLLCGDVGYGKTEVAMRAAFKAVMDNKQVAILVPTTILATQHYYNFSKRHSYFPINVAMISRFNTKKENLEIIESVKKGKIDILIGTHRMLSSDIDFKDLGLIIIDEEQRFGVRAKEKLKRIRLLADILTLTATPIPRTLYMSLTGLKDISAINTPPKMRLAVKTAVAEYDERIITQAITREVKRGGQIYFVHNRIEDIQKLYLRLKSILKEKVRLGVAHGRMASRDLEQVTLLFLKHKIDCLISTTIIESGIDIPNANTLILDNAENFGLSDLHQLRGRVGRFNRQAYAYFLVSGVTDLNEDAKKRLKAIEEYSQLGSGFRIALEDLEIRGAGNLLGKEQHGYIMAVGFDLYARLLRSAVSRLYGQEENRKKLSISHV
- a CDS encoding imidazoleglycerol-phosphate dehydratase: MNKRQALIERKTNEVDISGSLTIDGEGKQNIKTPYDSLNHMLSEFAFHGFFDLDLKAKGDLSHHIVEDIGIALGNAFRQAVGDTFSIRRFGTGSVPMEEILVDVSVDICGRPKLVSDPAPINEDNLDLKKGAFFDFLDKFVNNAKITLHIRIPHDPAGKGTDSHHYFEALFKALAIALDSASTIDERRKGIPSTKGVIDL
- the hisF gene encoding imidazole glycerol phosphate synthase subunit HisF, with amino-acid sequence MLTKRIIPCLDVKDGRVVKGVKFLNLRDAGDPVEIAKIYEKEGADELVFLDITASFQKRNILLDVVARTAEAVFMPFTVGGGIRDINDMREILNAGADKISINTAAIENPQLIKKSSRRFGAQCIVVAIDARREGKIFRVYSHGGRVPRRLEAISWAKKAQRLGAGEILLTSMDADGTQEGFDLELTRKMTSALSIPVIASGGAGRVSDFADVLIKAKADAALAASLFHFRKLSIPNLKRYLKRRGIPVRL
- the yajC gene encoding preprotein translocase subunit YajC gives rise to the protein MPTQQPPTFISFIPFILIMGVFYLLIIRPQQSQQKKHREMLSRLRKNDEVVTAGGIHGTIVNVKEKTFILRIDENVRVEVDKTAVSSVKKMAD
- the hisI gene encoding phosphoribosyl-AMP cyclohydrolase; this encodes MKTKKRKTKNLKSLQKCARNLKLKFDKNKLIPAIIQDYKTKEVLMLAYMNKDSLSKTLKDAKTCFWSRSRKKFWTKGETSGNFQVVKQIFYDCDKDTLLIKVRQIGVACHTGSRSCFYRKIK
- the hisH gene encoding imidazole glycerol phosphate synthase subunit HisH; this encodes MIVVVDYMMGNLRSVLKACLLTKKDVIITAERKKILAASKIILPGVGAFADAVRELKKLKLFDLLKEKIACGTPFLGVCLGMQLLFSRSQEAPGVRGLGIVEGEVKRFSNRLKVPQIGWNQLEIRDRTCKLFKGIKNKSFVYFCHSFYCQPKDKRVIAAGTFYGRSYCSVLSKGNIYGVQFHPEKSQKTGLKILSNFLK
- the trpE gene encoding anthranilate synthase component I — its product is MIYPSEKEFLKLAKKGNLIPVYKQILADLETPVSAYSKIADGSYSFLLESVEEQEKIGRFSFLAAQPIMVFQSKGKRIKIIDRAKKKTRTFTTLTHPLEEIKKIMSSFKIVDLAGLPRFCGGLVGYIGYDCVRFFERLPKINKDDLRLPDSTLMLAKDLLIFDHIQRTIKIVSCAYIAKDKSPAALKRAYRNSLAVIEGNHRRLKNRVVKGRKESLKKSKNKFKITSNLKEKDFLQAVTKAKDYIRKGDIIQVVLSQRFSVDFRGQSFSLYRNLRSINPSPYMFFLKLGNFSLVGSSPEMLVRYEQGKVETRPIAGTRPRGVSDAEDERLKKELLADAKERAEHTMLVDLGRNDLGRVCKFKSINLAEFMKIEYYSHVMHIVSSIQGILKKTCDIFQLLIACFPAGTVTGAPKVRAMEIIEELEGLSRGPYAGCVGYFSFAGNLDTCITIRTILIKGNKAYVQAGAGIVADSKPKKEYQETVNKAKAMLEALKIG